In Deltaproteobacteria bacterium, the following are encoded in one genomic region:
- a CDS encoding pirin family protein, giving the protein MSWQPVPEPVADAGTCRGLETVISPRTRDLGGFEVRRALPSTRRRAVGPFVFWDQMGPATFAPGRGVDVRPHPHIGLATVTYLFAGEIVHRDSLGSVQTIRPGAVNWMTAGRGIVHSERTPPEARAASSPIFGIQAWVALPRAHEEREPGFSQHGPDALPLVEGEGARVHVVAGALYGRRSPVPALSPMFYADAVLDAGARLSLPADYEERAIHVAEGRLDVAGESFDAGQLLVFRAGDEISVTAPVRARLLLFGGEPLDGPRHVWWNFVSSSRERIEQAKADWKARRFAAIPGETESIPLPEA; this is encoded by the coding sequence ATGAGCTGGCAGCCCGTCCCGGAGCCCGTCGCGGACGCCGGCACCTGCCGCGGTCTGGAAACCGTCATCTCGCCGCGCACGCGCGACCTGGGCGGCTTCGAGGTGCGTCGGGCGCTCCCCTCGACACGGCGGCGTGCGGTCGGCCCCTTCGTCTTCTGGGACCAGATGGGGCCGGCCACGTTCGCGCCGGGTCGCGGCGTGGATGTCCGACCGCATCCGCACATCGGCCTCGCCACTGTCACCTATCTCTTCGCGGGCGAAATCGTGCACCGCGATAGCCTCGGCTCGGTACAGACGATCCGTCCGGGCGCGGTCAACTGGATGACGGCGGGACGAGGCATCGTGCACTCGGAGCGGACGCCGCCCGAGGCTCGCGCTGCGAGCTCGCCGATCTTCGGGATCCAGGCGTGGGTCGCGCTGCCGCGGGCGCACGAGGAGCGCGAGCCGGGCTTCAGCCAGCACGGGCCCGACGCGCTTCCGCTGGTCGAGGGCGAAGGCGCGCGGGTGCACGTCGTCGCCGGGGCGCTGTACGGCCGGCGCTCCCCCGTGCCCGCCCTCTCGCCGATGTTCTACGCGGACGCGGTCCTCGACGCCGGTGCGCGGCTGTCGCTTCCCGCCGACTACGAGGAGCGTGCCATTCACGTGGCCGAGGGACGGCTCGACGTCGCGGGAGAATCGTTCGACGCAGGGCAGCTTCTCGTCTTCCGCGCCGGCGACGAGATTTCCGTGACGGCGCCGGTGCGCGCCCGTCTTCTCCTTTTCGGCGGCGAGCCGTTGGACGGGCCGCGCCACGTCTGGTGGAACTTCGTCTCGAGCTCGCGCGAGCGCATCGAGCAGGCCAAGGCAGATTGGAAGGCCCGTCGCTTCGCGGCGATCCCGGGTGAGACAGAGTCCATCCCCCTGCCAGAGGCATAA